From a region of the Pontixanthobacter gangjinensis genome:
- the mmsB gene encoding 3-hydroxyisobutyrate dehydrogenase, with protein MQAKTRSKAWPRLSRSAKASGKGGNMKIAFIGLGNMGGGMAANLVKAGHEVRAFDLSSDALDQAKDNGCKTFMAAKDAVKGVDAVVSMLPNGAIVNSVYDDDVIGHAPDGAVFLDCSTIDVATAKSVNAAATAAGYEMVDAPVSGGIAAANGGTLTFMVGGTKSAFKRAEPILQAMGKAVIHAGDAGAGQTAKICNNMLLAVHMIGTCEAMKMAEKLGLDPQTFFDISSQSSGYNWSLNAYTPMPGVGVASPADNDYQGGFATALMLKDLRLAMEAAEGSDSAVPLSSRAAALYEDFCGAGYGALDFSAIIKTY; from the coding sequence CTGCAAGCGAAGACAAGGTCGAAGGCATGGCCGCGTTTATCGAGAAGCGCGAAGGCAAGTGGAAAGGGCGGTAATATGAAAATCGCATTTATCGGACTTGGCAATATGGGCGGCGGAATGGCTGCGAATCTGGTCAAGGCGGGGCATGAAGTCCGTGCTTTTGATCTGAGCAGTGATGCGCTCGATCAAGCCAAGGATAATGGATGCAAGACCTTTATGGCTGCGAAAGACGCGGTTAAGGGCGTGGATGCGGTGGTTTCGATGCTGCCAAATGGCGCGATTGTAAATTCCGTTTATGACGATGATGTGATCGGCCACGCTCCTGATGGTGCGGTTTTCCTCGATTGTTCAACAATTGACGTGGCGACAGCCAAATCTGTCAACGCAGCTGCAACCGCTGCGGGTTATGAAATGGTCGATGCGCCTGTGTCTGGCGGAATTGCGGCGGCCAATGGCGGAACGCTGACCTTCATGGTTGGCGGCACAAAAAGCGCCTTTAAACGCGCGGAGCCGATCCTCCAAGCTATGGGCAAAGCGGTAATTCACGCAGGCGACGCCGGTGCCGGACAGACGGCAAAGATTTGCAACAATATGCTGCTCGCCGTGCATATGATCGGCACTTGCGAAGCGATGAAGATGGCGGAAAAGCTCGGCCTCGATCCGCAGACATTCTTCGACATCAGTTCGCAAAGCTCGGGCTATAATTGGTCGCTTAACGCGTACACACCGATGCCCGGCGTAGGCGTAGCGAGCCCCGCGGATAATGATTACCAGGGCGGATTTGCGACAGCGTTGATGCTGAAGGATTTGCGGCTGGCGATGGAAGCGGCCGAAGGATCGGACAGCGCGGTTCCGCTCAGCTCAAGAGCAGCAGCGCTCTACGAGGATTTCTGCGGTGCGGGTTATGGCGCGCTCGATTTCTCGGCCATCATCAAGACCTATTGA
- a CDS encoding NTP transferase domain-containing protein — protein MTVTALIMAGKRSGVLDPLAATAGVAQKCVVPVLGVPMVERVVKEVAGCDRIGEIRIIAHEPDEIEQLPTVAKLIAEGRLVMRPGAFNLVDSVFAGAEGAEFPVLITTADNCLVTSEGYAEFIDKALAAGADAAAGLARKEDVRAADPDGQKKFYEFKDGGYSNCNTYWMGSEGALSAAEIMRNGGQFVKFPKRIAQAFGLINLIRFYFGWGTKEKIFEQVSKRFGYKMCPIVMSNGQYAIDVDNQRTFDVTERILAKQEAASG, from the coding sequence ATGACAGTAACCGCATTAATCATGGCCGGTAAAAGGTCCGGCGTTCTCGATCCGCTGGCAGCGACGGCTGGCGTTGCGCAAAAATGCGTTGTTCCGGTGCTCGGCGTGCCGATGGTCGAACGTGTGGTGAAGGAAGTGGCCGGTTGCGACCGGATCGGGGAAATCCGCATCATCGCGCATGAGCCCGATGAGATCGAGCAATTGCCGACTGTCGCCAAGCTAATCGCCGAAGGCCGCTTGGTGATGCGGCCCGGAGCGTTCAATCTGGTCGACAGCGTATTTGCAGGCGCAGAGGGCGCGGAATTTCCGGTTTTGATAACTACGGCAGACAATTGCCTTGTTACCAGCGAAGGCTATGCCGAATTTATCGACAAGGCGCTCGCCGCCGGTGCGGACGCCGCCGCTGGGTTGGCGCGCAAAGAAGATGTGCGCGCCGCCGATCCGGATGGCCAAAAGAAATTTTATGAGTTCAAGGACGGCGGTTATTCCAACTGCAACACCTATTGGATGGGTTCCGAAGGGGCGCTGTCAGCGGCTGAGATTATGCGCAATGGCGGGCAATTCGTGAAATTTCCGAAGAGGATTGCGCAGGCATTCGGGCTGATTAACCTTATCCGGTTCTATTTTGGCTGGGGAACCAAGGAAAAGATTTTCGAACAGGTGTCCAAACGTTTCGGATACAAGATGTGCCCGATTGTTATGTCGAATGGCCAATATGCGATTGATGTCGACAATCAGCGCACTTTCGACGTGACCGAACGAATTTTAGCCAAACAAGAGGCGGCTTCGGGCTAA
- a CDS encoding Nmad3 family putative nucleotide modification protein, which yields MKIIFSRKGFDSAAGGGASPIVDGCPISLPIPSGGHSATTYGDLGLAELASQASRGKIGVDDFCHHDPMFTAAGQCLFGQCSAAQTHLVNQGVGIGDIFLFFGLYREEATGAPHHRIFGYQRIEEIVDLASCTNERRTEFKRLGHPHAIGMHAKNDVIYVGAGRTANFASESLRLTVPEGPPSLWQRPAWLKRGGLSYHDREDRWLRGGRLRSVARGQEFVADIGKRSAPRDWLAGVIAEINRS from the coding sequence ATGAAGATTATTTTCAGCCGGAAGGGTTTTGACAGCGCGGCGGGCGGCGGGGCATCGCCAATCGTGGATGGCTGCCCGATTAGCCTGCCGATCCCCAGTGGCGGTCATTCAGCAACAACTTATGGCGACTTGGGTCTGGCGGAACTGGCAAGTCAAGCAAGCCGGGGCAAAATCGGGGTAGATGATTTTTGTCACCATGACCCGATGTTTACTGCCGCGGGTCAGTGCCTGTTCGGGCAATGCAGCGCCGCGCAAACTCACCTGGTCAACCAAGGCGTGGGGATTGGCGACATATTCCTGTTCTTTGGGCTGTATCGCGAAGAAGCAACGGGAGCGCCGCATCACCGTATTTTCGGATATCAACGGATTGAAGAGATCGTCGATCTAGCCAGTTGCACCAACGAGCGACGGACCGAATTTAAGCGGCTTGGTCACCCTCACGCGATTGGGATGCACGCGAAGAATGACGTCATTTATGTCGGGGCCGGGCGAACTGCGAATTTTGCGAGCGAGTCACTGCGCCTGACTGTGCCGGAAGGGCCGCCAAGCCTGTGGCAAAGACCGGCTTGGCTGAAGCGAGGCGGTTTATCTTATCATGACCGCGAAGATCGCTGGTTGCGCGGTGGCCGGCTCCGCAGCGTGGCGCGCGGGCAGGAATTCGTTGCCGATATTGGTAAGCGTTCCGCACCGCGGGACTGGCTGGCTGGTGTAATTGCCGAGATCAATAGGTCTTGA
- a CDS encoding tetratricopeptide repeat protein produces MNDQSEEQETTDGVSRAGLAVLLGAVLIAGGAIGYNVLSTSKASGPEIAQPAGPPTIDSLKAAAEADPLNSGAWQELGFAYYETEQYDEAAKAYRQAIEGDRDNAVLWSSMGEARLLASDAVQMPGDAVSAFEKALELDPTDARARYFMAVRKDLADDHEGAIDDWLALLKDTPAGAPWEGNLIQTIEQVGKVHNISVEAKLAAVAKDRPKATEITAGNAIPGPSKEQIAAASAIAPGEQRDMAVGMVESLEGKLKANPKNPDGWVMLMRSRMTLGEPDKASKALKDSVAANPDQADRLRKEAAALGIS; encoded by the coding sequence ATGAACGATCAAAGCGAAGAGCAAGAAACCACTGACGGAGTATCACGAGCGGGGCTGGCTGTGCTGCTGGGCGCAGTGCTGATCGCAGGCGGCGCTATCGGTTACAATGTGCTATCAACTAGCAAGGCTAGCGGACCTGAAATCGCGCAACCAGCGGGGCCGCCGACCATAGATTCGTTGAAGGCGGCGGCGGAAGCAGACCCGCTGAATTCGGGCGCGTGGCAGGAGCTTGGCTTCGCCTATTATGAAACAGAGCAATATGACGAGGCGGCGAAGGCCTATCGCCAAGCTATTGAAGGCGACAGGGATAACGCAGTTCTGTGGTCCTCAATGGGTGAGGCACGGCTGTTGGCGAGCGATGCGGTGCAGATGCCAGGCGATGCGGTCAGCGCTTTTGAAAAGGCGCTGGAGCTTGATCCGACCGATGCTAGGGCGCGCTATTTTATGGCTGTGCGGAAGGATTTAGCCGACGATCATGAGGGCGCGATTGATGATTGGCTGGCATTGCTGAAGGATACGCCCGCAGGTGCCCCGTGGGAAGGGAATTTGATCCAGACAATCGAACAGGTCGGCAAGGTTCACAATATCTCGGTCGAGGCCAAACTAGCTGCAGTGGCCAAAGATCGCCCGAAGGCGACCGAGATAACCGCAGGCAATGCGATTCCTGGCCCGTCGAAAGAACAGATCGCCGCTGCTAGCGCGATCGCGCCGGGTGAACAGCGCGATATGGCGGTGGGAATGGTTGAGAGCCTCGAAGGTAAATTGAAGGCAAATCCCAAGAACCCTGATGGTTGGGTTATGCTGATGCGCAGCCGGATGACTTTGGGAGAGCCGGACAAAGCCAGTAAAGCGCTGAAGGACTCGGTTGCGGCTAACCCCGATCAGGCTGACCGGCTACGCAAGGAAGCAGCAGCCTTGGGCATTTCTTAA
- a CDS encoding phosphodiesterase has protein sequence MLIAQMTDIHIGFDPDAKPEELNRIRFRATLDRLLGGPNPIDMLVLTGDLTDHGDKESFEKTAGLLKKCEVPIYSIPGNHDTREGLLHAFPDTPTQDGFIQYAVEQDGLRILFLDTLEVGRHGGAFCEVRSAWLKAELAAHPETPTLIFMHHPPVVSGIGWMDPGKDEPWMVRFGDAIEGHSQIRAIHCGHLHRPITTTFRGILVSVTPSVAPLVAMDLRPIDPETPDHRDLITTEPPTYAIHRWADDQLLTHFEKVSDWVVLARYDAGLQGMIQGMFAERE, from the coding sequence ATGCTGATAGCGCAGATGACCGATATCCATATCGGCTTCGATCCCGATGCCAAGCCGGAGGAGCTTAACCGTATCCGGTTCCGCGCCACTCTGGACCGGCTGCTTGGCGGCCCCAACCCCATCGATATGCTGGTGTTGACCGGCGATTTGACCGACCATGGCGATAAGGAAAGCTTCGAGAAAACTGCTGGCCTGCTCAAGAAATGCGAAGTGCCGATTTACTCGATACCGGGCAATCACGATACACGAGAGGGTCTCCTCCACGCTTTCCCCGACACACCGACACAGGACGGCTTCATCCAATATGCGGTCGAGCAAGATGGCCTGCGCATATTATTCCTCGATACGCTGGAGGTCGGCCGCCACGGCGGCGCCTTTTGTGAGGTCCGTTCCGCCTGGCTGAAGGCTGAACTGGCAGCGCATCCAGAGACGCCCACTCTGATATTCATGCATCATCCACCGGTTGTGTCCGGCATTGGCTGGATGGACCCGGGCAAGGACGAACCCTGGATGGTCCGTTTCGGTGACGCGATCGAGGGACACAGTCAGATCAGGGCGATCCATTGCGGCCATTTGCATCGCCCGATCACCACCACATTCCGCGGCATTCTGGTGAGCGTAACTCCATCCGTAGCGCCGCTGGTGGCGATGGATTTACGCCCGATTGATCCAGAAACACCCGACCACCGCGACCTGATCACTACCGAACCGCCAACCTATGCCATCCACCGCTGGGCGGATGACCAATTGCTGACGCATTTCGAAAAAGTCAGCGACTGGGTGGTGCTGGCACGGTATGATGCGGGCCTGCAGGGCATGATCCAAGGGATGTTTGCCGAGCGGGAATGA
- a CDS encoding cytochrome c3 family protein, protein MTFLIRTIDFTSTGREIVRDRQIDKDTLTIGRASENDVHLADLAVEQNHAVVTIKTGGKISVEAAGSLGFTHDGRTTKSASFRPNEGGELSFGSFRLEFSQDGDEPISITISKTADHTEDTAEVKGFALASALPSKRIMAWIGLAAILIAFLAIPIYTHLNRSSNNDGGNSGYAGPGETMMDASWSTGSLSQAHHGLEDNCEACHVEPFQSVQDATCLTCHESIGDHAAIPRQNTSRGPMSKGDEFLWAVAEKFGKEGPGSCTTCHSEHEGAGRMEPTAQQFCSDCHNGMDARLTDTKLENAADFGTAHPQFKAVFHPELGSDKTQRLSLADNPREQHGLKFPHDLHLESGGGVAKMAGNIGAKNGYGSKLVCSDCHTPTADRNSFLPVNMEENCESCHSLVYDKVGSTFRSLRHGKVEEMQADLRAMDRAPRRAIVTGRKRPGEFARGGLYYQNFGRPARSYIAINRALSSDGVCGECHVPTTKNGKPDVMPVHLRDNYLMHGWFDHKSHEQEECSTCHKAGTSSTSEDLLLPPIAICRDCHLGEDAKQAEVPSSCAMCHSYHPATVATKPKDLPGEKKTGTPDKVAMINRKPK, encoded by the coding sequence ATGACCTTCCTGATCCGCACAATCGACTTCACCTCCACCGGCCGCGAAATTGTCCGTGATCGGCAAATCGATAAAGACACGCTGACGATTGGCCGCGCATCTGAAAATGATGTTCATCTGGCAGATCTGGCGGTCGAGCAAAATCACGCCGTCGTCACTATCAAAACCGGCGGTAAAATATCGGTTGAGGCGGCAGGTTCGCTTGGCTTCACCCATGATGGCCGCACAACAAAATCCGCCAGTTTCCGTCCAAACGAGGGCGGTGAGCTTAGCTTTGGCAGCTTCCGTTTGGAATTTTCGCAAGACGGTGACGAACCGATTTCGATCACCATCAGCAAAACCGCAGATCACACTGAGGACACAGCCGAGGTCAAAGGCTTTGCACTGGCATCTGCTTTACCGAGCAAGCGGATTATGGCGTGGATCGGGCTTGCTGCAATCCTGATCGCGTTTCTGGCCATCCCGATTTACACCCACCTGAACCGCAGCAGCAATAATGATGGGGGCAATTCCGGCTATGCCGGTCCAGGCGAGACAATGATGGACGCCAGTTGGAGCACCGGATCGCTAAGTCAGGCGCACCACGGCCTCGAGGATAATTGCGAGGCATGCCATGTCGAACCGTTCCAGTCGGTACAGGATGCAACCTGCCTGACCTGCCATGAAAGCATTGGTGACCACGCTGCTATCCCTCGCCAGAATACCAGCCGCGGCCCGATGTCGAAAGGCGACGAATTCCTGTGGGCTGTTGCTGAGAAGTTCGGCAAAGAAGGCCCCGGTTCGTGCACCACTTGCCATAGCGAACATGAAGGTGCTGGCCGGATGGAGCCAACGGCGCAACAATTCTGTTCCGATTGTCACAACGGTATGGACGCGCGGCTGACTGATACCAAGCTGGAAAATGCCGCCGATTTTGGCACCGCCCATCCTCAGTTCAAAGCAGTCTTCCACCCGGAACTGGGCAGCGATAAAACACAACGCTTGTCGCTTGCTGACAATCCACGTGAACAGCACGGTCTGAAATTCCCGCATGATCTGCACCTTGAATCAGGCGGAGGTGTCGCGAAAATGGCCGGGAATATCGGGGCCAAGAATGGTTATGGCAGCAAGCTGGTCTGTTCGGATTGCCACACCCCGACAGCGGACAGGAACAGCTTCCTTCCCGTTAATATGGAAGAGAATTGTGAGAGCTGTCACAGCCTAGTCTATGACAAAGTCGGCTCCACTTTCCGCTCGCTACGGCACGGGAAAGTCGAGGAGATGCAAGCCGATCTGCGCGCCATGGACCGCGCCCCGCGCCGCGCGATCGTTACCGGCAGAAAACGCCCGGGTGAATTTGCTCGTGGCGGTCTCTATTACCAGAACTTCGGACGCCCTGCGCGGTCTTACATTGCGATCAACCGTGCGCTTTCCAGCGATGGCGTCTGCGGTGAATGTCACGTCCCGACGACTAAAAACGGCAAGCCAGACGTGATGCCTGTCCACCTTCGTGATAATTATTTGATGCACGGCTGGTTCGACCATAAATCGCACGAGCAGGAAGAATGCAGCACTTGCCACAAGGCTGGTACCTCCAGCACTTCGGAAGATTTGTTGCTACCGCCAATCGCCATCTGCCGCGATTGCCATTTGGGCGAGGATGCGAAACAAGCAGAGGTGCCATCTAGTTGCGCGATGTGCCATTCCTATCACCCGGCGACTGTCGCCACCAAACCCAAGGACTTGCCCGGAGAGAAGAAGACGGGCACACCGGACAAAGTCGCCATGATCAACCGGAAGCCAAAATGA
- a CDS encoding lipopolysaccharide biosynthesis protein, with the protein MQRLIKNIGWLLTGRGLNAVLSLVYLALATRTLGLDGFGHFAIIVALGQTVTGIANFQTWQFVVRWGSAPEGPGEATGFAIALDMISVVLGTVFAAVLVWSAQFWLPLPNELMWVAFGYCMVSLLSLRSTPTGLLRLRFKYALATAADAVQPIIRAIGAFLAFWFMPSVTGFILAWAASEIAIAAAYWVVASRQEKIDLSKISLRNIPRDHPDAWQFVVATNLSGSLLVAGKQMMILLVGAIGGETFAGGFRVASQLGQALVQLAQTVSKAIYPELVHAKDEAHDIARRIANIALVGGILAVGFALLFGRWGLETIAGADFGVVYWAMVILAISGAIEMVGASLESLLVSAGRAGTAFIVRAIPTLLAFLLLSTAMEWNGLKGAAFAVMGSSALSVIGFWIAILSLQQIRITIETSDNPKAPKPPST; encoded by the coding sequence ATGCAGCGTTTGATCAAGAATATCGGCTGGCTCCTGACGGGGCGCGGCCTCAATGCGGTATTAAGCCTGGTCTATCTGGCGCTGGCGACGCGGACTCTGGGTCTCGACGGCTTCGGGCATTTCGCGATTATTGTTGCTTTGGGGCAAACGGTTACCGGCATCGCCAATTTCCAGACATGGCAGTTTGTAGTACGTTGGGGTTCCGCACCGGAAGGGCCTGGGGAGGCAACCGGATTTGCCATCGCGCTCGATATGATTTCGGTTGTGCTGGGCACTGTGTTTGCCGCAGTCTTGGTATGGTCGGCCCAATTCTGGCTCCCTCTGCCAAATGAATTGATGTGGGTCGCGTTCGGCTATTGCATGGTGTCGCTTCTCTCGCTGCGCTCGACACCAACCGGTTTGCTTCGGCTTCGCTTTAAATACGCACTCGCAACCGCCGCTGATGCGGTGCAGCCGATTATCCGAGCAATCGGCGCTTTTCTGGCATTCTGGTTCATGCCCAGCGTTACCGGATTTATCCTCGCATGGGCGGCATCCGAAATTGCCATAGCGGCTGCCTATTGGGTAGTCGCTTCGCGCCAGGAGAAGATTGATCTTTCCAAGATCAGCTTGCGCAACATCCCTCGTGATCATCCTGATGCGTGGCAATTTGTGGTTGCAACCAATTTGTCGGGGAGCTTGCTGGTGGCAGGCAAACAGATGATGATTCTGCTGGTTGGTGCAATTGGCGGCGAGACTTTTGCCGGCGGTTTCCGAGTAGCATCGCAATTGGGGCAAGCCCTAGTCCAGCTCGCGCAAACCGTTTCCAAAGCTATCTATCCAGAGCTGGTCCATGCGAAGGATGAAGCGCATGATATTGCGCGCAGAATAGCCAACATCGCGCTGGTTGGCGGCATCCTTGCGGTCGGTTTCGCGCTGTTATTCGGGCGATGGGGTCTCGAAACCATCGCAGGCGCGGATTTCGGTGTTGTCTATTGGGCCATGGTAATTCTGGCGATTTCGGGCGCGATAGAGATGGTCGGCGCAAGTCTGGAATCGCTGCTCGTGTCGGCAGGCCGCGCAGGAACAGCCTTTATTGTTCGGGCAATCCCGACATTATTAGCTTTCCTGTTACTAAGCACCGCGATGGAATGGAATGGCCTGAAGGGCGCAGCCTTTGCAGTCATGGGGTCTAGCGCGCTGTCTGTGATCGGCTTCTGGATTGCGATCTTGTCGCTTCAACAGATCAGGATAACTATTGAAACGTCGGACAATCCAAAGGCGCCAAAACCGCCTTCAACTTGA
- a CDS encoding DUF2165 family protein, which yields MLRIIKSLLVLFIGLHALFYALQNLANLSAAHQALGYVLSGADHEVYPNTLFFKLDSPMLSGLALMLVLIGEFAVAFFGIKGGWDLLKARGGTKEEFHAAKHAGLVAAGLALLVWFGFFMTFGAAFFQMWQTQVGTGSMNGAFMYAMASAITMLFVCLTDD from the coding sequence ATGCTTCGGATTATTAAGTCATTGCTAGTGCTTTTCATCGGGCTTCACGCCCTGTTTTACGCGCTGCAGAATCTCGCGAATTTATCTGCTGCGCATCAGGCACTTGGATATGTGCTGTCTGGCGCTGATCACGAAGTTTATCCCAATACATTGTTCTTCAAGCTCGACAGTCCAATGCTGAGCGGCTTGGCTCTTATGCTCGTTTTGATAGGCGAATTTGCAGTAGCGTTCTTTGGTATAAAGGGCGGCTGGGATCTTTTGAAAGCGCGCGGCGGAACCAAAGAAGAATTTCACGCTGCCAAGCACGCAGGCCTTGTCGCCGCCGGATTGGCGCTGCTGGTGTGGTTCGGTTTCTTCATGACATTCGGTGCGGCTTTCTTCCAAATGTGGCAAACCCAAGTCGGAACAGGCTCGATGAACGGTGCCTTCATGTATGCAATGGCATCGGCGATCACTATGTTGTTCGTTTGTCTGACCGATGACTGA
- a CDS encoding NAD(P)-binding domain-containing protein, whose product MPDQYRVAIVGSGPAGLSAAAHAAAQGISHILIEKTDHLSDTIFKYQKGKHVMATPSNLVLRSDIDFEAGKREHILDTWDTQMAEYKVNVRLNSEVTAITGQTGDFTIELKGGDTIQAEAVVMAIGTQGNPNKLRCPGADLPLIQYQLDDPGEYFDEHITVVGSGDAGIENALGLAADPAQRNIVSILNRSADFARAKPANVALLEEAERDGRISVRRETTPTEVRENELVLETRDGAETIPCDRIIARTGSQPPRGFVEGCGIDFTSEERGAFPKLSPSFETTKNGIHVIGALAGYPLIKHCMNQGYDVIEFLMGNHELKPADEPILAEKFARLPGNRSVDEWLEVFRNNIVILRELSPLQMRELMLDSDVDAFGTDDVIFVRKDPGSSMFAIAEGSVLVEVNPEDSSITVPIEQGSIFGEVGLISGRRRGSTVRAAEPTVTLELSRNAALKLLATAPSAARAVNRITIERQLLQMFGSGLTKEDVAELVEAAELVKIRAGQNVVEEGGDDKDIFVIQQGSMIVEKSLGGKPIFLSYLPAGSYFGEMAVIDGSKRTATVKAAIKSEVVRFPGDAFLRLMERNPALRERALNDMAERRKINAFVEERKESFGSAVDMYSETAKFLIDNGLGEATDVLLIDETLCVGCDNCEKACADSHEGLSRLDREAGRTYAHLHVPTSCRHCEHPHCMADCPPNAIKRGADGEVFIDDTCIGCGNCQRNCPYGVIRMDPKPPKKPSLLSWLLFGAGPGPGEASYSWRKKTAEKKNLEQAKLAIKCDMCAGIEGGPACVRACPTGAAIRVAPEKFLTFTKLVEDVD is encoded by the coding sequence ATGCCGGATCAATACCGAGTAGCTATCGTAGGATCAGGGCCAGCCGGCCTTTCCGCTGCTGCGCACGCTGCCGCGCAGGGGATCAGCCACATCCTGATCGAGAAGACTGACCACCTGTCCGACACGATTTTCAAATACCAGAAGGGCAAGCACGTGATGGCTACGCCCAGCAATCTGGTGCTGCGCAGCGACATCGATTTCGAAGCGGGTAAGCGCGAGCATATTCTGGACACTTGGGACACCCAGATGGCCGAGTACAAAGTCAATGTGCGGCTAAATTCTGAAGTGACGGCGATCACCGGACAAACCGGCGATTTCACAATCGAATTAAAGGGCGGGGATACGATTCAAGCCGAAGCGGTGGTGATGGCCATCGGCACCCAAGGCAATCCCAACAAATTGCGCTGTCCGGGCGCCGATTTGCCGCTGATCCAGTATCAGCTCGACGATCCCGGTGAATATTTTGACGAACATATTACAGTCGTCGGCTCTGGTGACGCAGGCATTGAAAACGCGCTAGGGCTAGCAGCAGATCCGGCGCAGCGGAACATAGTCTCGATTCTGAACCGCAGCGCCGACTTTGCGCGTGCGAAACCGGCGAATGTCGCCTTGCTAGAGGAAGCCGAGCGCGACGGGCGCATTTCAGTCCGGCGCGAAACCACTCCGACGGAAGTGCGCGAAAATGAGCTGGTGCTTGAAACCCGCGACGGTGCCGAGACCATCCCTTGCGACCGGATTATCGCGAGGACCGGCTCACAGCCGCCACGCGGGTTCGTCGAAGGCTGCGGGATCGATTTTACCAGTGAGGAACGCGGCGCCTTCCCCAAACTGTCGCCCAGCTTTGAAACTACCAAGAACGGCATCCATGTCATCGGTGCCTTGGCGGGTTACCCGCTGATCAAGCATTGTATGAATCAAGGCTACGATGTGATCGAGTTCCTGATGGGAAATCACGAACTCAAACCCGCCGACGAGCCGATTCTAGCAGAAAAATTCGCAAGATTGCCGGGCAATCGTTCGGTTGATGAATGGCTTGAAGTGTTCCGCAATAACATCGTCATCCTGCGCGAATTATCGCCGCTACAAATGCGCGAGCTCATGCTCGACAGCGATGTGGACGCTTTTGGAACCGATGATGTAATCTTTGTCCGCAAGGACCCCGGATCTTCCATGTTTGCCATCGCTGAGGGATCCGTGCTGGTTGAAGTGAACCCTGAAGACAGTTCGATTACAGTGCCAATCGAGCAAGGGTCGATCTTTGGCGAGGTTGGCCTGATTTCCGGTCGTCGCCGGGGTTCGACCGTGCGCGCAGCAGAACCGACCGTTACGCTGGAATTATCGCGCAATGCGGCGCTGAAGCTGCTCGCCACCGCGCCATCGGCGGCACGGGCGGTAAACCGCATCACTATCGAGCGGCAATTACTGCAAATGTTCGGCTCAGGCCTGACCAAGGAGGATGTAGCCGAACTGGTCGAGGCTGCCGAACTGGTAAAAATTCGCGCCGGCCAGAATGTCGTCGAAGAAGGCGGAGACGACAAGGACATTTTCGTCATTCAGCAAGGCTCGATGATTGTCGAAAAGAGCCTTGGCGGCAAACCGATCTTTTTGTCGTATCTTCCCGCAGGTTCCTATTTCGGCGAAATGGCAGTTATCGACGGCAGTAAGCGGACGGCAACCGTGAAAGCCGCGATTAAATCTGAAGTTGTGCGCTTCCCTGGTGACGCATTCCTGCGTCTGATGGAGCGCAACCCAGCGCTGCGCGAGCGCGCACTGAATGACATGGCCGAACGCCGCAAGATTAACGCCTTCGTTGAGGAGCGTAAGGAAAGTTTCGGCAGTGCGGTCGATATGTATTCCGAAACTGCAAAATTCCTGATCGATAATGGCCTTGGTGAAGCGACCGACGTGCTGTTGATTGACGAGACTCTATGCGTCGGCTGCGACAATTGCGAGAAAGCCTGCGCGGATAGTCATGAAGGGCTCAGCCGCCTCGACCGGGAGGCCGGGCGGACCTATGCACATTTGCACGTGCCGACATCCTGCCGCCACTGCGAACACCCGCATTGCATGGCCGATTGCCCGCCCAACGCAATCAAACGCGGCGCGGATGGAGAAGTGTTTATCGATGACACTTGCATCGGTTGCGGCAATTGCCAACGCAACTGCCCCTATGGCGTAATCCGGATGGACCCCAAGCCGCCGAAGAAGCCTTCGCTGCTGTCATGGCTGCTATTCGGTGCTGGTCCCGGACCTGGCGAAGCAAGCTACAGCTGGCGCAAGAAAACCGCCGAGAAGAAGAACCTTGAGCAGGCGAAGCTCGCGATCAAATGCGATATGTGCGCCGGAATTGAAGGCGGCCCCGCTTGCGTGCGCGCCTGTCCTACTGGCGCTGCAATTCGTGTCGCGCCGGAGAAATTTCTGACCTTCACCAAATTGGTGGAGGACGTTGACTGA